From Streptomyces chrestomyceticus JCM 4735, one genomic window encodes:
- a CDS encoding LysR family transcriptional regulator, with translation MVVQLSWLRTFVTVYRLGSFTKAAQSLELSQPTVTHQVRNLERTFGKVLFERVPQGVVPTCAADLLIRDVQGPVDALGGVVERHFGGSSDSRPLCVGGPAELITSRVVAAVSDLIADGLRINFRFGLADDLLDRLTSGDYDLVLSTVRPRLRGISAVTLVDEEFAMLASPELADGVPAGQIMKEGPAAVLDKYPLIAYAESLPIIRRYWLTVFGIRPTSAPSVVIPDLRGVLAAVKSSAGISVLPTYLAADALRQGEVVKLLEPEIPPINTFYLATRDGSLCHPDLSLLHGHLLMKARTWG, from the coding sequence ATGGTCGTGCAACTGAGCTGGCTCAGGACGTTCGTGACCGTCTACCGTCTGGGTTCCTTCACCAAGGCGGCACAGAGCCTGGAGCTTTCGCAGCCGACCGTCACGCACCAGGTCCGCAATCTTGAGCGTACGTTCGGCAAGGTGCTCTTCGAACGCGTTCCCCAGGGTGTCGTCCCGACCTGCGCCGCCGATCTGCTCATCCGCGACGTGCAGGGTCCGGTCGACGCCCTCGGGGGCGTGGTCGAGCGGCACTTCGGCGGCAGCTCCGACAGCCGTCCGCTGTGCGTCGGCGGGCCGGCGGAGCTGATCACCTCCCGGGTCGTGGCGGCGGTCAGCGATCTCATCGCCGACGGCCTGCGGATCAACTTCCGCTTCGGTCTCGCCGACGACCTCCTGGACCGTCTGACGAGCGGTGACTACGACCTCGTCCTGTCGACCGTGCGGCCCCGGCTGCGCGGGATCAGCGCCGTGACGCTGGTCGACGAGGAGTTCGCGATGCTCGCCTCACCCGAACTGGCCGACGGTGTCCCGGCCGGGCAGATCATGAAGGAAGGGCCGGCAGCCGTCCTCGACAAGTATCCGCTGATCGCTTACGCCGAGTCGCTCCCGATCATCCGCCGTTACTGGCTCACCGTCTTCGGGATACGCCCCACCTCGGCCCCCTCCGTCGTCATCCCGGACCTGCGAGGCGTGCTGGCCGCCGTCAAGTCCTCCGCCGGGATCTCCGTGCTGCCCACCTACCTGGCGGCCGACGCCCTCCGGCAGGGCGAGGTCGTCAAACTGCTGGAGCCCGAGATCCCGCCCATCAACACCTTCTACCTCGCCACCCGGGACGGCAGCCTGTGCCACCCCGACCTGTCCCTGCTCCACGGCCATCTTCTGATGAAGGCCCGGACGTGGGGGTAG
- a CDS encoding acetoacetate decarboxylase family protein codes for MPAAPAVRGFFPPRTATGRASLIPPPPWYYSGDLLTVEYRTDPARVRELLPEPLAPAAEDPGAVALIWADWQSCGAGKEELLDPVRSQYKECFAVVRCGYRGRTYSRCVYIWVDKDFAVARGIHQGYPKKLGSIHLTRPHPYGPAPRIEPGAVFGATLAAGDRRLAQVVATLREPSATGGFVNGHPMAHHRVLPSVDGTGLALDELVESGAASFEAGQAWAADAELDLFESPTEELAALAVAEPIGAYYRQVGVCWNGGTVLERSAGASAGACQRYGVTAEAR; via the coding sequence GTGCCCGCCGCCCCGGCCGTCCGAGGTTTCTTCCCGCCCAGGACCGCCACGGGCCGGGCCTCGCTGATCCCGCCCCCACCCTGGTACTACTCCGGCGACCTGCTCACCGTCGAGTACCGCACCGACCCCGCCCGGGTACGCGAACTCCTCCCCGAGCCACTCGCCCCCGCCGCCGAGGACCCGGGTGCCGTCGCGCTGATCTGGGCGGACTGGCAGTCCTGCGGCGCCGGGAAGGAGGAGCTGCTCGACCCGGTGCGCAGCCAGTACAAGGAGTGCTTCGCGGTCGTCCGCTGCGGCTACCGCGGCCGTACGTACTCGCGCTGCGTCTACATCTGGGTCGACAAGGACTTCGCCGTCGCCCGAGGGATCCACCAGGGCTACCCGAAGAAGCTCGGCTCCATCCACCTGACCAGGCCCCATCCGTACGGGCCCGCACCCCGCATCGAGCCCGGCGCCGTCTTCGGCGCGACGCTCGCCGCGGGGGACCGGCGGCTGGCACAGGTGGTCGCCACGCTGCGCGAACCGTCGGCGACGGGCGGCTTCGTGAACGGCCACCCGATGGCCCACCACCGTGTACTGCCCTCGGTCGACGGGACGGGACTCGCGCTGGACGAGCTGGTCGAGAGCGGAGCCGCTTCCTTCGAGGCGGGCCAGGCGTGGGCGGCGGACGCGGAGCTGGACCTGTTCGAGTCGCCCACGGAGGAACTGGCGGCCCTCGCCGTCGCGGAGCCGATCGGGGCGTACTACCGGCAGGTGGGGGTGTGCTGGAACGGGGGGACGGTGCTGGAGCGGAGCGCGGGCGCGTCGGCCGGTGCCTGTCAGCGGTACGGGGTCACCGCGGAAGCACGGTGA
- a CDS encoding glutamine synthetase family protein has translation MSEQSPAHSDQARQAVAALRAQDIDVVRVVYPDLLGADRARDILVSHLPAATRHGLAFCRAVYHTSPQSDTVPMPGGLSAGMPDISVRPDLDTLHRLPWEPGVAWCLGEALDPATGRPATESPRDLLRRVLDRIGAELHPVVGPELEYYLCERDESAVTGWSPYGRAPGNVYSAGLRGDPDGHLLRTLRHLKDLEIGATAGNREFGSGQFEINLDHSAALDAADRAFRFKAAVKEIARTEGRLATFMARPFNEEGGSGFHLHLSMVDPDGRNVFEGRDEGDPHGLSAAARHATAGVLAHAPALTALLNPTVNSYKRFGPDSLAPWLIDWGLDNRSAMVRIPPERGDGTRLELRLGDATANPYLAVAGAIAAVGLGLREKREPPEPLEGYGYRENTAARLPRTLTEALDALEGDTELTDMLGADFTHSFLTYKRNEIERFQQYVTDWEFKEYAFLL, from the coding sequence GTGAGCGAACAGAGCCCGGCACACAGCGACCAGGCCCGGCAGGCCGTCGCGGCACTGCGCGCACAGGACATCGACGTGGTGCGCGTCGTCTACCCCGATCTGCTCGGCGCCGACCGCGCCCGCGACATCCTCGTCAGCCACCTGCCGGCCGCCACGCGCCACGGCCTGGCGTTCTGCCGCGCGGTCTACCACACCAGCCCCCAGAGCGACACCGTTCCCATGCCGGGGGGCCTGTCGGCCGGGATGCCGGACATCTCGGTCCGGCCGGACCTGGACACCCTGCACCGGCTCCCCTGGGAGCCCGGCGTCGCCTGGTGTCTGGGTGAGGCGCTGGACCCGGCGACCGGGCGCCCGGCCACCGAATCCCCGCGCGACCTGCTGCGCCGCGTCCTCGACCGGATCGGCGCGGAACTGCACCCGGTGGTCGGCCCCGAGTTGGAGTACTACCTGTGCGAACGGGACGAAAGCGCCGTCACCGGCTGGTCGCCGTACGGGCGGGCGCCGGGCAACGTCTACAGCGCGGGGCTGCGTGGCGACCCCGACGGCCATCTCCTGCGCACGCTGCGGCACTTGAAGGACCTGGAGATCGGCGCGACGGCCGGGAACCGCGAGTTCGGCAGCGGTCAGTTCGAGATCAACCTCGATCATTCGGCGGCACTCGACGCCGCCGACCGCGCGTTCCGTTTCAAGGCGGCCGTCAAAGAGATCGCCCGCACCGAGGGACGACTCGCCACCTTCATGGCCAGGCCCTTCAACGAAGAGGGCGGCTCCGGCTTCCACCTGCACCTGTCGATGGTCGACCCGGACGGACGCAATGTCTTCGAAGGCCGTGACGAGGGTGACCCGCACGGCCTGTCCGCCGCCGCGCGGCACGCGACCGCCGGTGTCCTCGCCCACGCGCCCGCGCTCACCGCGCTGCTCAACCCGACCGTCAACTCCTACAAGCGGTTCGGCCCGGACAGCCTCGCCCCGTGGCTGATCGACTGGGGACTGGACAACCGCAGCGCCATGGTGCGCATACCGCCCGAGCGCGGCGACGGCACCCGCCTGGAACTGCGCCTCGGTGACGCCACGGCCAATCCCTATCTCGCCGTCGCGGGCGCGATCGCCGCCGTAGGACTCGGCCTGCGGGAAAAACGCGAGCCGCCCGAGCCGCTGGAAGGCTACGGCTACCGGGAGAACACCGCGGCGCGGCTGCCGCGCACGCTCACCGAGGCGCTGGACGCGCTGGAGGGCGACACGGAATTGACGGACATGCTGGGAGCCGATTTCACCCATTCCTTCCTCACGTACAAACGCAATGAAATCGAGCGGTTCCAGCAGTACGTCACGGACTGGGAGTTCAAGGAGTACGCCTTTCTCCTGTGA
- a CDS encoding cytochrome P450, which yields MTTASTTSRAPEPLPLDAVDLTDHDNFTDGELCWRMLDTLRREDPVHWQPEAAPGSGFWAVTRHADIVRAGRDPDTFTSTRFTNLEEVDERHRETRRSLLETDGPRHRAMRRLLQRQFTPRAVATYEVFLRGLTARTLDAALAKGRFDFVQEVAADFPINVLARMLGVPGHDTRRLIDWGNRIIGNTDPDYADVLLGTAESERYRDLPFRSPAALEVFAYGRELAARRRGADGDDLVSRLVNGTPSDGVPLSARDFDNYFLLLVVAGNETTRHAISHTMLALINHPEQREKLRRDPSLMPGAVEEFLRWSSPVHHFRRTATRDTELGGRRIAEGDKVVLWFASGNRDETVFDDPYRFDVTRTANDHLTFGKGGPHFCLGSSLARLELRVMFEELLPRLSDVRLTAQPRYVRSNFVNGLKTLPVEITLA from the coding sequence ATGACCACCGCTTCCACCACTTCCCGCGCACCCGAACCCCTGCCCCTCGACGCGGTCGACCTCACCGACCACGACAATTTCACCGACGGCGAGCTGTGCTGGCGGATGCTCGACACGCTGCGCCGCGAGGACCCCGTCCACTGGCAGCCGGAGGCCGCGCCCGGAAGCGGCTTCTGGGCCGTCACCCGGCACGCCGACATCGTGCGCGCCGGCCGCGACCCCGACACCTTCACCTCCACCCGGTTCACCAACCTCGAAGAGGTCGACGAGCGGCACCGCGAGACCCGCCGCTCCCTCCTGGAGACCGACGGACCACGCCACCGGGCCATGCGCAGACTGTTGCAGCGGCAGTTCACTCCGCGTGCCGTCGCCACGTACGAGGTCTTCCTCCGCGGGCTGACCGCGCGCACCCTCGACGCGGCGCTCGCCAAGGGCCGCTTCGACTTCGTCCAGGAGGTCGCGGCCGACTTCCCGATCAACGTCCTCGCCCGCATGCTCGGCGTCCCCGGGCACGACACCCGGCGGCTGATCGACTGGGGCAACCGCATCATCGGCAACACCGACCCGGACTACGCGGACGTCCTGCTCGGCACCGCGGAGAGCGAGCGCTACCGCGACCTGCCCTTCCGCAGCCCCGCGGCGCTGGAGGTCTTCGCGTACGGGCGGGAGCTGGCGGCGCGGCGCCGGGGCGCCGACGGCGACGACCTGGTGAGCCGGCTCGTCAACGGGACGCCGTCCGACGGGGTGCCGCTGTCGGCGCGGGACTTCGACAACTACTTCCTGCTGCTGGTCGTCGCGGGCAACGAGACCACCCGGCACGCCATCTCGCACACCATGCTCGCCCTGATCAACCACCCGGAACAGCGCGAGAAACTGCGCCGCGACCCGTCCTTGATGCCGGGCGCCGTCGAAGAGTTCCTGCGCTGGTCCTCCCCCGTCCACCACTTCCGGCGCACCGCCACCCGCGACACCGAGCTGGGCGGCCGGCGGATCGCGGAGGGGGACAAGGTCGTCCTCTGGTTCGCCTCGGGCAACCGCGACGAGACGGTCTTCGACGACCCGTACCGCTTCGACGTCACCCGCACCGCCAACGATCACCTCACCTTCGGCAAGGGCGGACCGCACTTCTGTCTGGGCAGTTCGCTGGCCCGGCTGGAGCTGCGCGTCATGTTCGAAGAGCTGCTCCCCCGCCTGTCCGACGTCCGTCTCACCGCCCAGCCCCGGTACGTCCGCTCCAACTTCGTCAACGGCCTCAAGACCCTGCCGGTCGAGATCACCTTGGCGTAG
- a CDS encoding DUF5954 family protein codes for MGHENVGRSRMWPIVVRHPEDPVEAVMEADALDAKLQTAAILVRGPLFGVAAQDAGQAPRWRVVVAVDAGCPQQARDSLNSLLWRRAKDEAQDREERCALLAAVARLESERVDELTVLTTRYRIVRAEEYAGTGPDGIEQPRPTDPEPTVPDWSRSARDPIDNGLLLDPEAPVTPTQAAERLMLRGLAYSGVRFPEDVRADSRKALETHPDVMLLPTAFRVVERNDPGWESSSGLHASAHAARRSLDFALTWLQPRLKGLIPWEADNMTTDARTVTAEGTDPAAAELAEYVRAADRLRSERVNQVEARGTVHRICRARRLLRWGPDGPEAARPSDANSHPPERMHPRIDEDGNIHHEQENDAP; via the coding sequence ATGGGTCATGAGAACGTGGGTCGGAGCCGGATGTGGCCGATCGTGGTGCGGCATCCGGAGGATCCGGTGGAAGCGGTCATGGAGGCCGACGCGCTCGACGCCAAGCTGCAGACCGCGGCGATACTGGTGCGGGGCCCGCTGTTCGGGGTGGCCGCGCAGGACGCCGGGCAGGCACCGCGGTGGCGGGTGGTGGTCGCGGTGGACGCCGGCTGCCCGCAGCAGGCCCGGGACAGCCTCAACTCGTTGCTGTGGCGCCGCGCGAAGGACGAGGCCCAGGACCGGGAGGAGCGATGCGCCCTGCTGGCGGCGGTCGCCCGGCTGGAGAGCGAACGCGTCGACGAACTCACCGTGCTCACGACCCGCTACCGGATCGTCCGTGCGGAGGAGTACGCGGGGACGGGGCCGGACGGCATCGAACAGCCCCGCCCGACCGACCCCGAACCCACCGTGCCCGACTGGAGCCGCAGCGCCAGGGATCCGATCGACAACGGCCTGCTGCTCGACCCCGAGGCGCCGGTCACGCCCACCCAGGCCGCGGAACGCCTGATGCTGCGCGGCCTGGCGTACAGCGGCGTCCGGTTCCCCGAGGACGTGCGCGCCGACTCCCGTAAGGCGCTGGAGACCCATCCCGACGTGATGCTGCTGCCCACGGCCTTCAGGGTCGTGGAGCGCAACGACCCCGGGTGGGAATCGAGCAGCGGCCTGCACGCCAGTGCGCACGCGGCCCGCAGGTCGCTGGACTTCGCCCTGACGTGGTTGCAGCCGCGCCTGAAGGGGCTCATCCCCTGGGAGGCCGACAACATGACCACCGACGCCCGGACGGTGACCGCCGAGGGCACCGACCCTGCCGCCGCAGAGCTGGCCGAGTACGTCCGGGCCGCCGACCGGCTCCGGTCCGAACGGGTCAACCAGGTCGAGGCCCGGGGCACCGTCCACCGGATCTGCCGTGCCCGCCGGCTGCTGCGCTGGGGCCCGGACGGGCCGGAAGCGGCACGCCCGTCGGACGCCAACAGTCATCCTCCGGAGCGGATGCACCCCCGTATCGATGAGGACGGCAACATCCATCACGAACAGGAGAACGACGCCCCGTGA
- a CDS encoding type 1 glutamine amidotransferase domain-containing protein, giving the protein MTKKVLFALTSHGVLGDTGRKTGFYLPEVAHPAAVFRKAGYDLDFVSVQGGAPPQDGFDPGDQVQADFLADPHIETALSTTAAPGDLTAADYDVIFYAGGHGAMWDLAESEALAELAAGIYEQGGVVAAVCHGPAGLVNVRLGDGAYLVDGKQVSAFTNEEEAAAGLTEVVPYLLESKLAERGAKITKAANFAAHAVADQRLVTGQNPASAVRVAELVLEQLAAGSA; this is encoded by the coding sequence ATGACCAAGAAGGTCCTGTTCGCACTCACCAGCCATGGCGTCCTCGGCGACACCGGCCGGAAGACCGGTTTCTACCTCCCCGAAGTGGCCCACCCCGCCGCCGTTTTCCGCAAGGCGGGGTACGACCTCGACTTCGTGTCCGTACAGGGCGGTGCGCCGCCGCAGGACGGTTTCGACCCCGGGGACCAGGTGCAGGCCGACTTCCTCGCCGACCCGCACATCGAGACCGCCCTGTCCACCACCGCCGCTCCCGGTGACCTGACGGCCGCCGATTACGACGTCATCTTCTACGCGGGCGGGCACGGCGCCATGTGGGACCTGGCCGAGTCGGAGGCGCTGGCCGAGCTGGCCGCGGGGATCTACGAGCAGGGCGGTGTCGTCGCCGCGGTCTGCCACGGCCCGGCCGGGCTGGTCAATGTCCGGCTCGGTGACGGTGCGTACCTGGTGGACGGCAAGCAGGTCTCGGCCTTCACCAACGAGGAGGAGGCCGCCGCCGGGCTGACCGAAGTGGTGCCCTACCTGCTGGAGAGCAAGCTCGCCGAACGCGGCGCGAAGATCACCAAAGCCGCGAACTTCGCCGCACACGCCGTCGCCGACCAGCGGCTCGTCACCGGCCAGAACCCGGCCTCGGCCGTACGGGTCGCCGAGCTGGTACTGGAGCAGTTGGCGGCCGGCTCCGCCTGA